A window from Anthonomus grandis grandis chromosome 23, icAntGran1.3, whole genome shotgun sequence encodes these proteins:
- the LOC126749266 gene encoding transcription factor Adf-1-like: MAEQVNIITCVFNRRALWNASHPDHRNRYVLDELWSQVATECGITVKVAQTKWKNLRDYFRRELKKLPIPRSGDPGDIAIKSHWPYFKSLLFLKDQFRPRQATGNLVDSLDESLATDVQSDVNSDDDRVETETIDDVQDPVNVEPLTPASVASENTEDSSTGTSSHFAEPRTVLKGRLRKRKNNVDALLAIEEQKLEFIRTKRANINETKEDDHLSFFKSLLPHVRKITDNNILHFRNGVQDLVQRYAYGYTNQMNQNQGIEPFDYPMNQNANSY; encoded by the exons ATGGCTGAGCAAGTAAACATAATAACCTGCGTGTTCAACAGGCGTGCATTATGGAATGCTTCTCATCCAGATCATAGAAACCGTTATGTATTAGATGAGCTTTGGTCACAAGTAGCTACAGAATGTGGAATAACAG TGAAGGTGGCCCAaactaaatggaaaaatttaagagattatTTCCGAAGAGAACTGAAAAAACTTCCCATTCCACGGTCTGGTGATCCAGGGGACATTGCAATTAAATCCCACTGGccctattttaaaagtttgttatTCTTAAAGGATCAATTTAGGCCTCGACAAGCAACGGGAAATTTGGTAGATTCTTTGGATGAATCGCTTGCTACGGACGTGCAATCTGATGTGAATTCTGATGACGATAGAGTGGAGACGGAAACAATAGACGATGTACAAGATCCCGTGAATGTCGAGCCATTGACACCTGCTTCTGTTGCTTCCGAAAACACTGAGGATTCATCTACAGGCACGTCAAGTCATTTTGCTGAACCTCGAACAGTTTTAAAGGGCCGACTccgtaaaagaaaaaataatgttgacgcTTTATTGGCCATCGAGGAACAGAAATTGGAGTTCATTAGAACAAAGAGGGCAAACATAAATGAAACCAAAGAAGATGAtcatctgtcattttttaagagtcTACTACCACACGTGAGAAAAATTACGGATAACAACATTTTGCATTTTAGAAATGGCGTTCAAGATCTGGTTCAGAGATATGCTTATGGCTATACTAATCAAATGAATCAGAATCAAGGAATCGAACCTTTCGATTATCCGATGAATCAGAACGCCAACTCCTACTGA